In Ochotona princeps isolate mOchPri1 chromosome 33, mOchPri1.hap1, whole genome shotgun sequence, one DNA window encodes the following:
- the FSD1 gene encoding fibronectin type III and SPRY domain-containing protein 1 gives MEDQREALRKIITTLAVKNEEIQSFIYSLKQMLLNVEANSTKVQEDLEAEFQSLFSLLEELKEGMLMKIKQDRASRTYELQNQLAACTRALESSEELLETANQTLQATDSHDFPQAAKQIKDGVTMAPAFRLSLKAKVSDNMSHLMVDFAQERQLLQALKFLPVPSAPVIDLTESLVADNCVTLVWRMPDEDSKIDHYVLEYRRTNFEGPPRLKEDQPWMVVEGIRQTEYTLTGLKFDMKFMNFRVKACNKAVAGEFSEPVTLETPAFMFRLDASTSHQNLRVDELAVEWDAMGGKVQDMKAREKDSKGRTASPVNSPARGNPSPKRMPSGRGGRDRFTAESYTVLGDTLIDGGEHYWEVRYEPDSKAFGVGVAYRSLGRFEQLGKTAASWCLHVNNWLQVSFTAKHANKVKVLDAPVPDCLGVHCDFHQGLLSFYNARTKQLLHTFKAKFTQPLLPAFTVWCGSFQVTTGLQVPSCVRCLQKRGSATSSSNTSLT, from the exons ATGGAGGACCAGAGG GAGGCCTTGCGCAAAATCATCACCACGCTGGCCGTGAAGAACGAGGAGATTCAGAGCTTCATCTACTCCCTCAAGCAGATGCTGCTGAACGTGGAG GCCAACTCGACCAAGGTGCAGGAGGACCTGGAGGCGGAGTTCCAGTCCCTGttctctctgctggaggaactcaaGGAAGGAATGTTGATGAAGATTAAACAGGACCGGGCCAGCCGCACCTACGagctgcag AACCAGCTCGCAGCCTGCACAcgggcactggagagctctgagGAACTCTTGGAAACGGCCAACCAGACGCTGCAGGCCACCGACAGCCACGACTTCCCACAG GCTGCCAAGCAGATCAAAGATGG GGTGACCATGGCCCCTGCCTTCCGCCTGTCCTTAAAAGCCAAGGTCAGCGACAACATGAGCCACCTCATGGTGGACTTTGCCCAGGAgcggcagctgctgcaggcactcaAGTTCCTGCCTG TGCCCAGCGCCCCTGTGATCGACCTGACCGAGTCCCTGGTGGCTGACAACTGTGTGACGCTGGTGTGGCGCATGCCGGACGAGGACAGCAAGATCGACCACTACGTGCTGGAGTACCGGCGCACCAACTTCGAGGGCCCGCCCCGCCTCAAGGAGGACCAGCCCTGGATGGTGGTGGAAGGCATCCGGCAGACGGAGTACACGCTGACAG GCCTCAAGTTTGACATGAAGTTCATGAACTTCCGAGTGAAGGCCTGTAACAAGGCCGTGGCAGGCGAGTTCTCGGAGCCCGTGACCCTGGAAACACCAG CGTTCATGTTCCGCCTGGATGCGTCCACATCCCACCAGAACCTGCGGGTGGACGAGCTCGCCGTGGAGTGGGACGCCATGGGCGGGAAGGTGCAGGACATGAAGGCTCGAGAGAAGGACAGCAAGGGCCGGACGGCGTCGCCCGTCAATTCCCCCGCCAG gggTAACCCGTCTCCAAAGAGGATGCCGTCTGGTCGTGGGGGACGGGACCGCTTTACAGCCGAATCCTACACGGTGCTGG GGGACACGCTCATCGACGGTGGGGAGCACTACTGGGAGGTGCGCTACGAGCCGGACAGCAAGGCCTTCGGCGTGGGTGTGGCCTACCGCAGCCTGGGCCGCTTCGAGCAGCTGGGCAAGACGGCGGCGTCCTGGTGCCTGCACGTCAACAACTGGCTGCAGGTCAGCTTCACGGCCAAGCACGCCAACAAGGTCAAGGTGCTGGATGCCCCCGTGCCGGACTGCCTCGGTGTGCACTGCGACTTCCACCAAG GCCTCCTGTCCTTCTACAATGCTCGTACCAAACAGCTGTTGCACACCTTCAAGGCCAAGTTCACGCAGCCACTGCTGCCCGCTTTCACT gtgtggTGCGGCAGCTTCCAGGTGACCACGGGCCTGCAGGTGCCCAGCTGCGTGCGCTGCCTGCAGAAACGGGGCAGTGCCACAAGCAGCTCCAACACCAGCCTCACCTAG
- the SHD gene encoding SH2 domain-containing adapter protein D, with protein sequence MAKWLRDYLSLGGRRPPPQPPTPDYTESDILRAYREQKDLDFEDPYEDADSRAEPDPPGPGDSKGPATAKYDSPKHRLIKVEAADMARAKALLGSPEQEEQPEADTEYSDPFDAQPHLPSPDDRYMEPYDAQHIANDVPSRMVQLYDTPYEEQDQEAPAATTVAGDGPGLEQKPPQQSRLPPEDERPADEYDQPWEWKREHISRAFAVQFDSPEWERTPGSAKELRRPPPRSPQPAERVDPAVPLEKQPWFHGPLSRADAENRLSLCKEGSYLVRLSETSPQDCSLSLRSSQGFLHLKFARTRDNQFVLGQHSGAFASVPELVLRFSSRPLPVQGAEHLALLYPVVTQAP encoded by the exons ATGGCCAAGTGGCTCCGGGACTACCTGAGCTTGGGGGGCCGGCGGCCCCCTCCGCAGCCGCCCACCCCGGACTACACGGAGAGCGACATCCTGAGGGCTTACCGTGAGCAGAAGGACCTGGACTTTGAGGACCCCTATGAGGACGCCGACAGCCGCGCGGAACCCGACCCTCCTGGCCCCGGGGACTCCAAGGGCCCAGCCACCGCCAAGTACGACTCCCCCAAGCACCGGTTGATTAAGGTAGAGGCTGCGGacatggccagagctaaggcGTTGCTGGGCAGCCCTGAACAGGAAGAACAG CCGGAAGCTGACACAGAGTACTCGGACCCTTTTGACGCACAGCCCCACCTGCCATCTCCAGATGACAGGTACATGGAGCCATACGATGCCCAGCATATAGCAAATG ATGTGCCCAGCCGAATGGTGCAGTTGTACGACACCCCCTACGAAGAGCAGGACCAAGAGGCACCAGCAGCAACGACGGTGGCCGGGGATGGGCCTGGTTTGGAGCAGAAACCACCACAGCAGAGCCGACTGCCCCCGGAGGACGAGCGGCCAGCGGACGAGTACGACCAGCCCTGGGAGTGGAAGAGGGAACACATTTCCCGGGCCTTTGCAG TGCAGTTTGACAGTCCGGAATGGGAGCGGACCCCAGGCTCGGCCAAGGAACTGCGGAGACCCCCACCCAGAAGCCCCCAGCCCGCAGAGCGCGTGGATCCCGCCGTGCCCCTGGAGAAGCAGCC GTGGTTTCATGGCCCCCTGAGCCGGGCGGATGCCGAGAACCGCCTGTCCCTGTGCAAGGAAGGCAGCTACCTGGTGCGGCTCAGCGAGACCAGCCCCCAGGACTGCTCCCTGTCGCTCAG gagcagccagggtttcCTCCACCTAAAGTTCGCTCGGACCCGCGACAACCAGTTCGTGCTGGGCCAGCACAGCGGCGCCTTCGCCAGCGTCCCGGAACTGGTGCTGCGGTTCAGCTCACGCCCGCTGCCCGTGCAGGGTGCCGAGCACCTGGCCCTGCTGTACCCGGTGGTCACGCAGGCCCCTTGA
- the YJU2 gene encoding splicing factor YJU2, whose amino-acid sequence MSERKVLNKYYPPDFDPSKIPKLKLPKDRQYVVRLMAPFNMRCKTCGEYIYKGKKFNARKETVQNEAYLGLPIFRFYIKCTRCLAEITFKTDPENTDYTMEHGATRNFQAEKLLEEEEKRVQKEREDEELNNPMKVLENRTKDSKLEMQALENLQDLQDLNQRQACVDFEAMLRQHRLSEEERRLQEQEEDARETAALLEEAQRRRLLEDSDSEEDTAPTPAPARPALRPNPTAILEEAKRKADGLGGRGRRSQLAGLVLVKKAKVDTAGQAASSPGAKASEPGSREAAPSPGKVPQPLPSSAPRRRGASSVGVSRIWGYPWGQVWPPWARGSHLAG is encoded by the exons ATGTCGGAGCGGAAAGTTTTAAAC AAATACTACCCGCCCGACTTCGACCCATCTAAGATCCCCAAACTCAAGCTCCCCAAAGACCGTCAGTATGTGGTGCGGCTCATGGCGCCTTTCAACATGCG GTGTAAGACGTGCGGGGAGTACATCTACAAGGGCAAGAAGTTCAACGCCCGCAAGGAGACGGTGCAGAACGAGGCCTACCTGGGGCTGCCTATTTTCCGCTTCTACATCAAGTGCACGCGCTGCCTAGCCGAGATCACCTTCAAG ACAGACCCTGAGAACACAGACTACACCATGGAGCACGGCGCCACGCGCAACTTCCAGGCCGAGAagctgctggaggaggaggagaaacgggTGCAGAAGGAGCGGGAAGACGAGGAGCTCAACAACCCAATGAAG GTCCTGGAGAACCGCACCAAGGACTCCAAGCTGGAGATGCAGGCCCTGGAGAACCTGCAAGACCTGCAGGACCTCAACCAGCGCCAGGCCTGCGTGGACTTCGAGGCCATGCTGCGCCAGCACCGGCTCTCGGAGGAGGAGCGGCGCCTgcaggaacaggaggaggacgcgCGGGAGACAGC GGCCCTTCTGGAGGAGGCTCAGAGGCGGCGGCTGTTGGAGGACTCAGACTCCGAGGAGGACACCGCCCCAACTCCGGCTCCGGCCAGGCCGGCCCTCAGGCCCAACCCCACGGCCatcctggaggag GCTAAAAGGAAGGCAGACGGCCTGGGGGGCCGTGGGCGCAGGTCCCAACTGGCCGGCTTGGTGCTGGTGAAGAAGGCCAAGGTGGACACGGCTGGCCAGGCCGCCTCCAGCCCAG GAGCAAAGGCTTCAGAACCCGGATCCCGGGAGGCGGCGCCAAGTCCAGGTAAGGTCCCACAGCCACTCCCTTCCTCTGCACCCAGACGCAGGGGTGCCTCGAGCGTGGGGGTGTCAAGGATCTGGGGGTACCCCTGGGGGCAGGTGTGGCCTCCCTGGGCCAGGGGCTCGCACCTTGCAGGCTGA
- the EBI3 gene encoding interleukin-27 subunit beta, with product MASRLFLALAFWAGCLSCLAVRAPTQPSVWCRASRYPVAVDCSWDLPPASDSAGTTSFVATYRLGVAAHGESQPCLQAVPKATGCTIPEPLLFSTVPYVLNVTATPASGGGGNSTFTLFVVENIIKPDPPEEVRLSPLPGQRLHVQWAPPRSWPFPDIFLLKYWVRYRRPGGARFRQVGPIEATSVTLRAVRPHARYHVQVAAQDLTDYGEASDWSLLVTGP from the exons ATGGCCTCCCGGCTCTTCCTGGCCCTCGCCTTCTGGGCTGGCTGCTTGTCCTGCCTGGCAGTGAGAG CTCCCACGCAGCCCAGCGTGTGGTGCCGAGCATCGAGGTACCCGGTGGCTGTGGACTGCTCCTGGGATCTGCCGCCAGCTTCCGACTCTGCCGGGACCACATCCTTCGTGGCCACGTACAG GCTGGGCGTGGCTGCGCACGgtgagagccagccctgcctgcaggcggTGCCCAAGGCCACGGGCTGCACGATCCCAGAGCCCCTGCTCTTCTCCACGGTCCCCTACGTGCTCAACGTCACAGCCACGCCTGCCAGTGGCGGGGGTGGCAACAGCACCTTCACTCTCTTCGTGGTTGAGAACATTA TCAAACCGGACCCGCCTGAGGAGGTGCGCCTGAGCCCCCTCCCGGGGCAGCGGCTGCACGTGCAATGGGCACCCCCACGCTCCTGGCCCTTCCCGGACATCTTCCTGCTCAAGTACTGGGTCCGCTACCGGCGCCCAGGGGGCGCGCGCTTCCGCCAG GTGGGACCCATCGAGGCCACATCCGTCACCCTTCGGGCTGTGCGGCCCCATGCCAGGTACCACGTGCAGGTGGCCGCCCAGGACCTCACCGACTACGGGGAAGCTAGCGACTGGAGCCTGCTGGTCACTGGACCCTGA